From Campylobacter showae:
AATTTACAAAAGGCGTTTTGAGATCGGTTTCAAATTTGCTCTCGTGTTTTGAGCCGAGCGATATAGAAAAAGAGGCTATTTTGTCTATGTTACCCAGCATAAATGAAGGATATTTTGCCGATATTATAGATGAGATCAAAGGCCTTGATGAGATAAAAAAGGAAAAAGGCAAAAAAGTCGCCACTTTTTTCTCGCTCTCATACAAGGGCAAGCCCGTTTCTGCCTATTTTAAGCAAGTTTTTGAAAATCATATCAGCGTAAAAGAGCAAAAATCGTCCTATGGATACGATATTTTAACAAATGAAAAAGGTATCGGCGGTGATGCAAATTTGGCATTTTGTTCGGTAAATGAGATGCCCGCAAATATGCAATTTATCAAATCAAAACTCCTGCCGTTAAACGCTATTAGCGCAAAAAAGGTAGAAAACGGTTTTAAAGCGATAAAAGATAAGCTATCGCATAATTTCTACGGTATGAAAATGGCGATTTTGCCGACGATTTTAGATGGCTCGGTGAATTTAGAAGAGATTGTAAAAATACTAGAAGAAACTTCAAAAAGCGATATGAAAAATATTGAGATGGCCGAAGAAGCCATAAGTATAAACAGTTATCTCGAAATCGCCGCTAAAAAACAGGAAAAATTACCTGTTTTAAATACGATTTTATTTTATACGCAAAGCAATGCTGCTATCGATTTAAAGCTTGCGATAGATGATGTTTTGCCCTCTTTTATCTCTAAAATTTCAAATTTAATGGGCAATTTTGATATTAAAGCTTTCTACGAAAAAAACAGCGGAACCAATGAAACGATTTATTTGCAAAATTTGTTTGAAGATAGACTAAGCGTGATGAGTTTTTTGTTGTCGCGAAATAAATTTGATTTAGAAATTATGATAGAAAGATATAGCGATCTGATTTGTTATGGTAGCGTCAATAAGGACTATGCGGAGAAAATAGAGTGGAGTAAGTATTTTAACGATTTTTATAGGCAAAGAACGATTGATGTTATTAAAAAATATCAGAATTTTTTTAACGAGATCGATGTGTTAAATAAAAAACTAGTGTTTCAAAAGGAGTGCGATTTGGAAAATTTAACCGATAAAAAAGAACTGATTAAAGAGCTAATAAAAAATAGCGAATTTTTAAATCAAAACGATGCGCTCATTAGCGCTTATTTGCTCGGTATGCTAAGCGCAGCCCTGATAAACTGGCAATTTGGCGTTAATGGCGGCGTATCGTTTAGCAACTGGCTTGATAACTGCGGCTCAATAAGCAGGGAAAATTTGGAGCGAATTTGGACCAAGGGCGATGAGATGATTAGAAAGCTTAAGGCTGCTTCTGGCAAACCAAATTCTAACGTTGAAAATATAAAAGAGTGTTTGATTGAAATTTTACCGCAAGTCTTTTCTAGAGAAGGCAAGATAGTAAAAAGCTCACATACCACGCTTGCTTTTGCTATGGGCGGAAGCGATTATCGCAAATTTCTAAAAGATAAGACAAAATAAAAAGGAGAATAAGATGCAAAAAAAAGAGATACTTTTTTTGTGGGACGGAGAGAATTGGAATCCAAACGGCGATATGCTAAAGGATAACGCTCCTAGGTATGATGATGAAACCGGCATAGCCGAAGTAACGGACGTGCGCATAAAAAGAACTATTAGAGACGAAATTATGAAAAAAGACGAGGCGTCGATTTTTATAAAGGAGTATAGGATAGAAGATGCCGTGCTGGACGCTAAAACGGCGATCAGACAAAGCATAAACATAAGGCAAAGTAAAAGCGAACTGCAAAAAGAAATTCTCTCTAAATTTATCGATATTCGCGCATTTGGTGGCGTCTTGCCGATTTCGGATAAAGACGAGATGAAGCAGGATAAAGAGATAAA
This genomic window contains:
- a CDS encoding TM1802 family CRISPR-associated protein: MGDIVKIFADIGEIYQKDEKRLKNEAYKYDAIKVYLCDIETKQIEPNLNISKDDLIICRFGVGANSGNLFPNSQFLSKEVNKDEAKFTKGVLRSVSNLLSCFEPSDIEKEAILSMLPSINEGYFADIIDEIKGLDEIKKEKGKKVATFFSLSYKGKPVSAYFKQVFENHISVKEQKSSYGYDILTNEKGIGGDANLAFCSVNEMPANMQFIKSKLLPLNAISAKKVENGFKAIKDKLSHNFYGMKMAILPTILDGSVNLEEIVKILEETSKSDMKNIEMAEEAISINSYLEIAAKKQEKLPVLNTILFYTQSNAAIDLKLAIDDVLPSFISKISNLMGNFDIKAFYEKNSGTNETIYLQNLFEDRLSVMSFLLSRNKFDLEIMIERYSDLICYGSVNKDYAEKIEWSKYFNDFYRQRTIDVIKKYQNFFNEIDVLNKKLVFQKECDLENLTDKKELIKELIKNSEFLNQNDALISAYLLGMLSAALINWQFGVNGGVSFSNWLDNCGSISRENLERIWTKGDEMIRKLKAASGKPNSNVENIKECLIEILPQVFSREGKIVKSSHTTLAFAMGGSDYRKFLKDKTK